From Plasmodium yoelii strain 17X genome assembly, chromosome: 11, a single genomic window includes:
- a CDS encoding PIR protein yields MDKDVCKRFKDVREWLPDQLASNGKYQINNKQHLNEYCTSGCDSSLDQISAGCLYLLNEFFRDSSAFETAAKGNIYIVQYILIWLSYMLNLIKTQENVSKEDFYNTYIRNGNKYTTNINYIDDYNDYKDLIDTNDYFLSMDMSIISKLYDAFNILCDIYNELDTNDSNCEKYSQKANQFVETYKKIIIDHNITDDNSYLNVVFTLLTYYNNLKKKCEDFPSIPDIENIISEATSSSSIASKLIPILSILVAIAIFLGISYKYSLFGFRKRFQKQKLREKLKNIKNRSLI; encoded by the exons ATGGATAAGGACGTG TGTAAAAGGTTCAAGGATGTAAGGGAATGGCTTCCCGATCAATTGGCCAGCAACGGAAAGTatcaaattaataataaacaacATCTCAATGAATATTGTACTAGTGGGTGTGATAGTTCTCTCGATCAAATTAGTGCTGGATGCTTATATTTGCTTAATGAATTTTTTCGTGATTCTTCTGCGTTTGAGACAGCTGCAAAAGGAAACATCTATATTGTTCAATACattttgatatggttaagttatatgctAAACCTTATCAAAACTCAAGAAAACGTCAGTAAAGAggatttttataatacatatataaggAATGGTAATAAGTATACTACTAATATAAACTATATTGATGATTATAATGattataaggatcttatagatacaaatgattattttttaagtatggATATGAgcattatatctaaattatatgatgcatttaatatattatgtgatatatataatgagcTTGATACAAACGACTCAAATTGCGAGAAATATTCCCAAAAAGCTAATCAATTTGttgaaacatataaaaaaattatcatagaTCATAACATTACTGACGATAACTCCTATTTGAATGTAGTTTTTActttattaacatattataataatttaaaaaaaaaatgtgaagaTTTCCCATCCATTCCAGATATAGAAAACATAATTTCTGAAGCtacatcaagttcgtcgatagcaagcaaattaattccaattttatcgatattagttgcaatagcaatttttttaggaatttcttataag tattcgttatttggatttcggaaacgatttcaaaaacaaaaattaagagaaaaactaaaaaatataaagaatagGTCATTAATTTGA
- a CDS encoding fam-a protein, translating into MNKFYIQIVFFLLIIALYLNNKTLATELVPKKDRKHKSKKFTIFNSKKYYPVNDNTQEIYEKNKHLLYTDTKETINAEKFMKEAVTHLEYHATSKYGYKLCDKFYDNRMYFYKKKHKGDTDVEKIRYTIDDPNKYNGLINRFWDPDSTNFLYKDLVKRKIVRVYGPNLVMIQQRSKRWPWSREKYFYAIAAKFKISPNKTMIVMSSANIIDHNRKNKKYFENKIIENANLFQAEIDSEDDIRNGELEKMFVNLNGYIIEKKNKHIYITYINSIVCHFINKHIFIYIFQHRNIRRFMLIKMFISMHNNRFKLPS; encoded by the exons ATGAAtaagttttatattcaaattgttttttttcttttaatcaTCGCCctatatttgaataataaaacccTTGCAACTGAGCTTGTTCCAAAAAAAGATAGAAAAcacaaatcaaaaaaatttacaatattcaattcaaaaaaatattatcctGT cAATGATAATACAcaagaaatatatgaaaaaaacaagcACCTATTATATACCGATACCAAAGAAACTATAAATGCAGAAAAATTTATGAAAGAAGCTGTAACACATTTAGAATATCATGCTACAAGTAAATATGGTTATAAATTATGtgataaattttatgataatcgtatgtatttttataaaaaaaaacataaaggGGATACAGATGTTGAAAAAATTCGATATACAATTGATGATCCGAATAAG TATAATGGATTGATAAACAGGTTTTGGGATCCCGATAGTaccaattttttatataaagacTTGGTTAAAA gAAAAATTGTCCGTGTATATGGTCCAAATTTAGTAATGATACAGCAACGTTCCAAAAGATGGCCGTGGTCTCGtgagaaatatttttatgctatAGCTGCAAAATTTAAA ataTCACCAAACAAAACTATGATTGTCATGTCTTCAGCAAATATAATTGATCACAAccgtaaaaataaaaaatattttgaaaacaaaataatagaaaatgcAAATTTATTCCAAGCTGAAATTGATTCTGAAGATGATATTAGAAATGGAGAATTAGAAAAAATGTTTGTTAACTTAAATGGATacattattgaaaaaaaaaacaaacatatttatatcacCTATATAAACTCT ATTGTTTGTCATTtcataaataaacatatatttatatatatttttcagcACCGTAATATTAGAAgatttatgttaataaaaatgtttatttcCATGCATAATAACCGCTTTAAATTACCAtcataa
- a CDS encoding fam-a protein: MNKFYIQIVFFLLIISLYVNNKSLATELAPKKYAKPKSKKYYHANDNTQEIYEKNKHLLYTDTKETKNACNVMREALIKLEQHAKSNDGYGLYNTYYTDDMFFDKTKHRDHTHVEKNKYIVDDPNKYNKIINKLWNPDYAHLFNTDYVKRKIVRVYSPNLVMIQQRSKRWPWSREKYFYAIAAKYKISPNKTMIVMSSANIIDYNRKNKKYFENKIVESANLFQAEIDSEDDIRNGKLKKMFVSLNGYIIEKKKDYIYITYINSITFPLINKHIFKYIFQHRILKNFC; the protein is encoded by the exons atgaataaattttatattcaaattgttttttttcttttaatcaTCTCCCTATATGTGAATAATAAATCTCTTGCAACTGAGCTTGctccaaaaaaatatgcaaaacccaaatcaaaaaaatattatcatgC cAATGATAATACAcaagaaatatatgaaaaaaacaagcACCTATTATATACCGATACCAAAGAAACTAAAAATGCGTGCAATGTTATGAGAGAAgctttaataaaattagaaCAGCATGCTAAAAGTAATGATGGTTATGgattatataatacatattatacTGACGATATGttttttgataaaacaaAACATCGAGATCATACAcatgttgaaaaaaataaatatatagttgaTGATCCGAATAAG tataataaaataataaacaagttATGGAATCCCGATTATGCCCATTTGTTCAATACTGATTATGTTAAaa GAAAAATTGTCCGTGTGTACAGTCCAAATTTAGTAATGATACAGCAACGTTCCAAAAGATGGCCGTGGTCTCGtgagaaatatttttatgctatAGCTGCAAAATATAAA ataTCACCAAACAAAACTATGATTGTCATGTCTTCAGCAAATATAATTGATTACAAccgtaaaaataaaaaatattttgaaaataaaatagtagaAAGTGCAAATTTATTCCAAGCTGAAATTGATTCTGAAGATGATATTAGaaatggaaaattaaaaaaaatgtttgttAGCTTAAATGGATacattattgaaaaaaaaaaggactatatttatatcaccTATATAAACTCT ATTACTTTTCCCCtcataaataaacatatatttaaatatatttttcagcACCGTATATTAAAgaatttttgttaa
- a CDS encoding fam-a protein, whose product MNKGYTKIALALLSLAGYTQNVTFVTGHPPNVTIKSNPAPKKPLFEEFPNLRCSDIDEALLAIDHIMEASELLIKLSKTGIDDYSIYSTENGDKTIYSKKIGNMDIGRLHLTIPSASNYSNLLKKLWDFNDNKKPNEKFINGNLARVYSQNIIMFEKLNMDPKYVPLTKKYALAARVKKSNDTTVIICPSRPLNYLGKIDDQPNMKKILENTQSIQTGIDPEEALIKLGTNIAGFVIKKGDKDKVDVTYINAIYDAGNSTDFDNDKRERELAYTNILSLAHRI is encoded by the exons atgaataaaggCTATACTAAGATTGCTTTGGCACTTTTAAGTCTCGCAGGATACACACAAAATGTAACATTTGTAACCGGACACCCTCCAAATGTTACTATTAAGTCCAACCCCGCCCCAAAAAAACCATT ATTTGAGGAATTCCCAAACTTAAGATGTTCAGACATTGATGAAGCTTTATTAGCAATAGATCATATAATGGAGGCTTCAGaacttttaataaaactttcTAAGACTGGTATAGACGATTATTCGATCTATTCTACAGAAAATGGAGACAAAACTATATATTCTAagaaaattggaaatatggATATTGGAAGACTTCATCTTACGATTCCATCTGCCTCTAAC taCTCTAACTTATTAAAGAAACTCTGGGATTTCAATGATAACAAAAAACCCAATGAAAAGTTTATTAAtg gaaaTCTTGCTCGTGTATACTCCCAAAATATAATCATGTTTGAAAAACTTAACATGGATCCTAAATATGTACCCctcacaaaaaaatatgctttAGCCGCAAGAGTTAAA AAATCAAATGATACAACTGTAATTATTTGCCCTTCAAGACCTCTAAACTATCTTGGTAAAATCGATGATCAAcctaatatgaaaaaaatattagaaaataCACAATCAATCCAAACTGGCATTGATCCTGAGGAAGCATTAATCAAATTGGGTACTAACATAGCTGGATttgtaattaaaaaagggGACAAAGATAAAGTTGATGTTACTTATATCAACGCT ATTTATGATGCTGGAAATTCTACCGACTTTGACAACGATAAAAGAGAGAGAGAACTTGCATATACAAATATCCTAAGCTTAGCACACCGCATTTGA
- a CDS encoding PIR protein encodes MLSSKVCGEFESIWKLFPDDLNASGKYYISGGTIKNYCPKRNCDSNINKIHAGCLWLFNQFYGNSYNFSSNANGNMNIVVYIMIWLTHKLNKMLNTQFSNLNEFYSKHIQNTDEYKNHIDDVTEYKNYIDLINQKKKIIDIDIKDMSKFYDAFKILCNMYINVGKQGVSKTFLEYANEFVDEYQKLLNNNNTDREDSSYNQILSTLSNDYSVLGRSKIDGKPIELPSLPTEKTAEKVEISDFKGTKTVSTSETQESNSKAKVSDSDSTLPSSSQVNKLILIPIIFVATLILLGIAYKYSLFGFQKRSQKQHLREKLKT; translated from the exons atGTTATCTAGTAAAGTG TGTGGAGAGTTTGAAAGTATATGGAAGCTTTTTCCCgatgatttaaatgcatctggaaaatattatattagtGGTGGAACGATCAAAAACTACTGTCCTAAAAGAAATTGTGATAGTAATATCAATAAGATTcatgctggatgtttatggTTATTTAATCAATTTTATGgaaattcatataatttttcgaGTAATGCAAATGGAAATATGAATAttgttgtatatattatgatttGGTTAAcacataaattaaataaaatgttaaatacaCAATTTTCTAATctaaatgaattttatagtAAGCATATCCAAAATACCGATGAGTATAAAAATCATATAGATGATGTTAcggaatataaaaattatattgatcttataaatcaaaaaaaaaaaattatagatattgatattaaagatatgtctaaattttatgatgcatttaaaatCTTATGCAATATGTACATTAATGTTGGTAAACAAGGGGTTAGCAAAACATTTTTGGAATATGCTAATGAGTTTGTTGATGAATATCAAAAACTccttaataataataatactgaCCGTGAAGACAGTTCATATAATCAAatattgtctacattatcaaatgattattcTGTTTTGGGAAGAAGCAAAATTGATGGTAAACCAATAGAACTTCCTTCACTACCAACAGAAAAAACAGCTGAAAAGGTTGAAATATCAGATTTTAAAGGAACAAAAACAGTCTCAACGAGTGAAACTCAAGAATCAAATTCTAAAGCTAAAGTATCAGATTCTGATTCAACATTACCAAGTTCATCacaagtaaataaattaattttaattccaattatatttgttgcaacattaattttattaggaattgcatataag tattcgttatttggatttcagAAACGATCTCagaaacaacatttaagagaaaagctaaaaacatga
- a CDS encoding PIR protein: protein MNDDLCRKFVFLRTYLPDDLSVNGTLELKDHKNFKNYCPVTESGENECNNNLGKITAGFLWLLEQCYSISINSSYNENNTNLFFIYMISWFSYQLNKIKGHDSTKIKDFYTKYVINSHKYDNFKNTAYKFTKIEEFIDKKNDLLNINIQDLSKFYDAFKLLCSMYGDISTNTDVKKLSDDANEFVKKYQELKGYSNHTDGNSYKQILSALLTDYDNLKNISTNITPLPEITANVSALSSGDTSSTGNKLFTVLSIFGAIAFFLGISYKYSLFGFRKRAQKQYLREKIKNIKKRMNS, encoded by the exons ATGAATGATGATCTA TGTagaaaatttgtttttttgagGACGTATTTACCCGATGATTTAAGCGTAAACGGAACACTTGAACTTAAAGATCATAAAAATTTCAAAAATTATTGCCCTGTTACAGAATCAGGAGAAAAtgaatgtaataataatctTGGTAAAATTACGGCTGGATTTTTATGGTTACTTGAACAATGTTATTCTATATCCATTAATAGTagttataatgaaaataatactaatttattttttatatatatgatttcaTGGTTTAGTTaccaattaaataaaatcaaaGGACACGATTCCACCAAAATAAAAGATTTTTATACTAAATATGTAATTAATAGtcataaatatgataattttaaaaatactgcctataaatttacaaaaattgAGGAATtcatagataaaaaaaatgatttgttgaatattaatattcaagatctgtctaaattttatgatgcatttaaactATTATGTAGTATGTATGGTGATATTTCAACGAATACAGATGTCAAAAAATTGTCAGATGATGCGAatgaatttgttaaaaaatatcaagaACTTAAAGGATATTCTAATCATACTGATGGCAATtcatataaacaaatattgTCTGCTTTATTaactgattatgataatttaaaaaatataagtaccAATATTACACCTCTTCCAGAGATAACAGCAAACGTTTCTGCACTTTCATCTGGAGATACATCATCAACaggaaacaaattatttacagttttatcgatatttggtgcaatagcattttttttaggaatttcttataag tattcgttatttggattccGGAAACGAgctcaaaaacaatatttgagagaaaaaataaaaaatataaagaagagaatgaatagttaa
- a CDS encoding fam-b protein encodes MRVNIFKFVFFSIIICFFEYTKNELCLERNIINFRNNRVLAYADNQFDLNEFYQSTLSLANQINNYNDDNEEIIYIRNAIDSHIKEHEENNTLPDLNSLDKRTKKLIIKLRKELEEVKNELYNIGNSEITKTDENNSVSEGEDYNQLENEVNSLETEHNQVYLSSNTRFENKKKLNKMLKGLIVRGILIVLISLGILIPGWTQIPFIILGIGVSIETIIKCYQYFKLLFKVYKIPNILKKLR; translated from the exons atgagagtcaatatttttaaatttgtttttttttcaattattatttgtttttttgaatataccAAAAAT GAATTATGCCTTGAaaggaatataataaattttagaaACAATAGGGTATTAGCATATGCAGACAATCAATTCGATTTAAATGAGTTTTATCAATCAACTTTGAGTCTTGCAAATCAAATTAATAACTACAATGATGATAACgaagaaattatatatattcgaAATGCTATAGATTCACATATAAAGGAgcatgaagaaaataatacattaccCGATTTAAATAGTTTAGATAAAAGaactaaaaaattaattattaaacTTCGAAAAGAATTAGAAGAAGTAAAAAATGAGCTTTATAATATCGGGAATAGTGAAATAACTAAAacagatgaaaataattctgTATCAGAAGGTGAAGATTATAACCAATTGGAAAATGAAGTAAATTCTTTGGAGACAGAACATAATCAGGTATATTTAAGTAGTAATACTcgttttgaaaataaaaaaaagctaAACAAAATGCTCAAAGGATTAATAGTGAGGGGAATATTAATAGTTTTGATTTCTTTGGGGATACTAATACCAGGGTGGACTCAAATTCCATTTATTATTCTAGGTATAGGGGTTTCAATTGAAACAATTATTAAATGTTATCaatactttaaattattatttaaagtatataaaatacccaatatattaaaaaaattaagataa
- a CDS encoding PIR protein has protein sequence MADVLCREFESIWKLFSDELNDSKEYYFQKRTFNKYCPNNNCETNIDKINAGCLWLFNGFFGKFGTSNYGDRHTGVVVCIMIWLSYKLSLNTPDNIITLKDFYSNHIENNEEYTKHELNDEKYTSYKEMIDEIKDYMDINISHMSKFYELFKPLCNMNTANTKQNSSDFLQCANKFIDKYKELLNDDNNNDNNSYSKILSVFSKYYNYFGSNMFFNNTAKNLPPLPKEKTSKKGKVVDSKVTETSVSSSETDKSILVTTNSSSDITLSGSSLVNKLIPLLSILFAIAFFGGIAYKYSLFGFRKRSQKQHLRERLKK, from the exons ATGGCTGATGTTTTg TGTAGAGAGTTTGAAAGTATATGGAAGCTTTTTTCTGATGAATTGAACGATTCTaaagaatattattttcaaaagaGAACATTTAATAAATACTGCCCTAATAATAATTGTGAAACTAATATCGATAAGATTAACGCTGGTTGTTTATGGTTATTTAATGGATTTTTTGGTAAATTTGGTACTTCAAATTATGGAGATAGACATACAGGTGTGGTTGTATGTATTATGATATGGCTAAGTTATAAATTAAGCCTAAATACACCTGATAACATCATCACATTAAAAGATTTTTATTCTAatcatatagaaaataacGAGGAGTACACTAAGCATGAACTTAATGATGAAAAGTATACCAGTTATAAGGAAATGATAGATGAAATAAAGGACTATATGGATATTAATATTAGTCatatgtctaaattttatgaattatttaaacCATTATGTAATATGAATACTGCTAATACGAAACAAAATAGTAGTGATTTTCTACAATGtgctaataaatttattgataaatataaagaactccttaatgatgataataataatgacaataatTCATACAGTAAAATATTAAGTGTTTTTtccaaatattataattattttggaAGTAACatgttttttaataatacagCAAAAAATCTCCCTCCATTAccaaaagaaaaaacaagCAAAAAAGGAAAAGTAGTCGATTCTAAAGTAACTGAAACAAGTGTATCATCGAGTGAAACTGATAAATCAATTCTTGTAACGACAAACTCGAGTTCTGACATCACATTGTCAGGTTCATCactagtaaataaattaattccacttttatcgatattatttgcaatagcattttttgggggaattgcttataag tattcgttatttggatttcgtaaacgatctcaaaaacaacatttaagagaaaggctaaaaaaataa
- a CDS encoding PIR protein: MNDHVCRMFLALSNSFSNKLDANGDYQIIMNKHILNNYCTGNNCSSNLDKLNAGCLYLLDGLFKDSSVFKHHKNINIVEYILIWLSYMLNLKKQVGITNLRYFYNTYVQGGDRYKIPLTGVEGYTSYKNLIDQKTYLLDMDTNIISNFYEVFKLLCEMYTNFDVKTLHCSICSQNANKFVSKYKEMNQNSVITSNSSYKQLLSTLSNEYDKFKNYYTSKGGNSKDIPSLSPIKTEENDALSSGLISEDASSSSITSKLFTVLSIFGAIAFFLGISYKYSLFGFRKRFQKQKLREKLKNIKKKMNQ; the protein is encoded by the exons atgaatgaccatgtg TGTAGAATGTTTCTTGCTTTAAGTAACTCGTTTTCCAATAAGTTGGACGCAAACGGAGACTATCAAATTATTATGAATAAacacattttaaataattattgtaCTGGTAACAACTGTAGTAGTAATCTCGACAAACttaatgctggatgtttatatttgcttGATGGATTATTTAAGGATTCTTCTGTGTTTAAGCATcataaaaacataaatattgttgaatacattttaatatggttaagttatatgttaaacctaaagAAACAAGTAGGAATAACCAATCTAcgctatttttataatacgtATGTCCAGGGTGGTGATAGGTACAAAATTCCTTTAACTGGTGTTGAGGGGTATACTAGTTATAAGAATCTTATAGATCAAAAAACATATTTGTTGGATATGGATACTAATattatatctaatttttatgaagtatttaaattattatgtgaaaTGTATACTAATTTTGATGTAAAAACATTACATTGCTCAATCTGTTCGCAAAATGCTAATAAATTTGTTagtaaatataaagaaatgaATCAAAACTCTGTTATTACTAGTAATAGTTCCTATAAACAACTATTGTCTACTTTATCAAATgaatatgataaatttaaaaattattatactaGTAAAGGTGGTAATTCTAAGGATATTCCATCCCTTTCACCTATAAAAACAGAAGAAAATGATGCACTAAGTTCTGGATTAATTTCTGAAGATGCATCAAGTTCATCGATAACAAGcaaattatttacagttttatcgatatttggtgcaatagcattttttttgggaatttcttataag tattcgttatttggatttcggaaacgatttcaaaaacaaaaattaagagaaaagctaaaaaatataaagaagaaaatgaatcaatAA